CACGGTACAGTCGGATCCGCGCGGTATAGTAGTTCAGCCACGCCGCCAAGAAGCTGTTCTGAGAGTTTTGCAGAGAGCTTTGGGCTGCCAGCAAGTTGATCGCCGTCGTGGGATTGATTTGAGGTCGCGCGCCCGGCTGTCCCTGGGGTGGGGGAGTCAATAGCGACAGTTCGGTTTGATCGACTCGCCGAAGCGCGATGGTGACCGCGCGGCGTTGAATCTCCAGTTGCAACTTTCGCTGCTGGAGCGTTCGCAACAGCGCACGTAGACCGAGCTGAAGCTGGTCTTGAGATTGGATCAGATTGCGGCGATTGCGTTGATAGTCAATCAGAGCCTCGCGGTAGCCGTTGCGTTCGAGCAGCCGCGCCAATGGTGCGTCAAACTCGACACCAAGTCGCAGTCTGCTCGTCGACGCTCGAAAATCGACCGGGTTGTTCGTGGCGGTTCGCACGTCGCCACTACCAGTGATACTCAAGTCCGATTGCAGGGCGTCGGCAGCCACCTGGATCGCCCGCCAGCGATCCACCAATGCTGCGCGACCATTCATGAAATCAAGTCGATTTTCCAGCGCGATCTGAAAGGCAGCTTCAGGTTCAAGCTCCACGTCATCCACGGTAACGACTTCCAAGCGTGCTTGCGCGGGCACCAGGGCAAGTCGCTCGACCAGTTGCAGATACGATTGAATCCACCCGGTCAGCCCGCGAATGGTTGCCGTACGTTGCTCGATCGAGTGGCCGTCGCGCAAGCGGTTCAAATCGGAGATCGTATTCTCCAAACCAGAATCGCCGGACTCCAGATCACTCAATCGCTCATGCAGTTTGACTCGATCGCCCCGAAACCTGGCCTTCTCGTCGTCACGCATGAAACGCTCACGCTCGGGGGCGATTTCCTCCATGCGATCCAAATCGCCGCGCGCGACCGCGAATAATTCGCGAGCGGGCTCGATCAGTCGCTCCGCATCGGCCAACACACGTTCAGGCTCCGATGCCAAGTCGCCCGCAGCGGACTGAATCAGAACGACGCTGCGGCTGAGTGACAGAATGTCCGCAAACCACTCTGCATTTGAATCGATTCGACCCGCCAGATCCTCCTCGGTCATCGAGTCCAGAAAATCGTCCAATCGCTTGGACGCCTCGGCAAATTGCTCCGCAAGTTTGTCGCGACCACCCTGCCCGGTAGCGAAAGTCGTCGAGTCTTTCGGCAGTAAATCGAAATTCTCGACGAGTTTCGCTACGTCGGTGTCTTCCAGTACTGCTTCAACGCCGGTGAGGTCACTCGGCAAATCGAGAAGCTGCCGACCGGTGGCATCGACGATACCTTTGAGTTGACGAAGGGCAAGATCAACGTCGACAAAGTTTTGCTCGGCAAGGCCAGGTATCTGCTCAGCGAGCATTTCAAGGCGTGCGGTCAGGCTGAACAGTTCACCAATGTTGCCGATCCGTTGCTGCAACTCTAACAACTTCTCCGCCAGCGAAACGGTCTCCGTTGGAATGAGTTGGAACTGCTTCACCAGGTCCTCGTCCAATTCAATCGGCAAGTCGGACGGCAATCCAAGGACTTGAGTGGTGTAGTTGTCGATCGTTAGTTGCAAGCCGTTGGTTTGATCAAGCAGGTTGGCGCGGGTGAGTTCGATGTTTTGACGAAACTGATCCACTTGAACGATGTCGATCAGTTCGTTTTCGTAGAGTGCTTCCAAGCGATCGAGTGTGCGCAATTGCAGGCGTAGATTGTCTTCGGTATTGCGGATCTGCTGAGCCTGTTGAAGCAGGCCAAGGTAACCATTGACGCCGCCGAACCCGGAAAACGACTGCAGGTTGGTTGTCGGACCAAAGCGTTGCGGACCGGTGACCCCAAGTTCACCAATCACAATTTGCGTGAAAAAACCCTGCCGAAACTGACTGTAAGCTCGCAGATTGGCCAGCAGCCTGCGTTCGCTGAGTGTCAACTGCTCAAGTGCCACATCACGACCAGCACCACGCAACAAAGGTTGGATGAACGAGAAATTGGCAAGCGAACTGGCTAGGCTCACGTCGTTGCCGGTGAATTCAAATGCAAAGGAATTCGCAAAACCGACCAGCACTTCGCCCGCAGTCGCAAACCGGCGGCTTGCCGACAGATCGTTAGTCACTGTCAGGCGATTGATCTCTGGAGTATTGAACGGGCCTGTAACGACGTATCGGTTGAGGAACGGATCAAAACCGATTGCCCCAGGCGTTTGATTGCCTTGATGGCGGTACGCAAGTCCGGTGCCGCCAAAGAACTGGGTGTCCAATCGAAATCGCTCGCCGGTGACATCCAACGAGGTCAGATAGAGTGTTTCCAGCGCATTCTGGTTGAGAGGAGAGTTCACATAAGCCAGCCGCACAGCAGAATCGACGTCCAACTTGACTTCGTTCTGCTCGGTCAGCTCGGCGTATTCGCCCAACTGAACCCGCCATTGAGGGTTTGTCAGTTGAGCGCGCACGCCATTGCGTCCCCAGTGCTTCCAACCCTGCTTGCCATCCACACAATGCATGTACCGATGCGAAGCTGGATCATCCTGAGGCATCGGCGAACAATCCGGGTTGTACGGATCGAAATACCGGCTGCGTGGATCCATGTCGATGCTGATATCCGATTCTGACCAGCGCGGGTCATGGTTCCGCTCGGCAATCGTGCAATAGGCCTCGCGATCCGCGTTGAGCCGATGCTGCGTTTGCGAGCAACCGGCCAGCGACTGCACCAGGATAGCCATAAAGGCCAATCGCCGAAGTCGTTTTCGCTTTCGATTTTCAGTCCGCATGAAGAAACCTCGCATGTTGCAACCGGTGTCTACGCGGCTGGCTATCTGGCTGTGTAAGTCATTTCGGTTTCTCCTCGGGTTGTTATCGTTGCTCCGGTCATGCCGCCTTGAGCGATTGTGAGCCGTGCCGCGCCAGCACGAATATCCCGCAAAGTTCAACAGTCGACTTTGCTGATCAGGGTGCATAACCGCCAGAAAAACGTCAAAATATGCAAATCAGGTGTCCACGAACGTGCCGTGATCCATGGTAAATTGGTGAGTGACGCTTCATTTGTCTCGCTAGGCCAAGCAACCATGACAGGCTCCGACGAACATCGCGAACATGTGCTACGAGCAGCCTTCGAGCTCCGCGAGGACCTGTTGGCATATGCCCGGTCCCTCTTGGGTAACTATGCCGCCGCCGAAGATGCCGTCCAGGAAGCGTTTCTGGTCGTGGTCAAGAAGCACGAAAACTTCCAAGAGGGGACATCGTTGCTGGCGTGGTGTCGGGCGATCGTGCGAATCGAGGTCTTGAAGGCAAAAGACCGCTACCATCGCGACAGAAGCCTCATCGAACGCGTGCTAGATGATTCCGTTGACGCTGCGTTTGAAGAATTTCAAATGTCACGGTCGCAAATGGAAGCCGACCGGCGAAGAGATGCCTTGGTGGACTGCGTTGAGATGCTTTCTGAGCGGGCGCAAGGAGTCTTGAAAGCGCGAATGGCAGATGAACTGGGTTACCCTCAGATCGGCGAGCGATTGAGTATGTCGATCGAAGCCGTCCGGAAATCGCTGTTCCGAGCCAAGAAGCAAGTGCGTGAGTGTGTTGAATCGAAACTGAGGCCAATCTAATCATTAATACAGCCTAATGAGTAATACAGTGCAATGAGTGATTCTGGCAAACCCAACGATGACTTGTGGGATGATCTGGTTGAGCGACACTTGCGAGGTGAGCTGAACGAGAGCGAACAAGAACAGCTAGCGGGATGGCTCGACAGCGATGCCTCGCTTCGCGAGGACTTTGTGCGACAGGCCACCTGGGATACCGAGTTGACCGAAGTGGTTCGCACCGGTGGTGATCGGCAATTCGAAATGGCAACCTTGCTCGCCAGTGATGATGAAATGCAGCCGCGGCGAACGCCTAGAATCATGCGAGCGCTGCTTGCCGTCGCCGCGACGACGATTCTTGTTCTGTCCTACGCACTGATAAAGCAAGATACTGCCCCCGAGACAATCGTCACTGATCCATCCAGTGGCTCCGTCGCCCACATTACCGGCCTGAGCGGTTCGCTGATTTGGACCGGTGATCGGGGCGAGTTGGTGCGTGATATTCGCGTCGGCACTGAGTTGGCTGGGGGCACGATCGAGGGACTCTCACCGGAATCTTGGTTCGAATTACAGTTCAACGACGGCTCCGAGGTCACGATCTCCGGCGCTTCCATGTTGACGTTTAGCGATGACGGACAGAAGCGATTGCGTCTGCGTGAAGGCCG
This sequence is a window from Novipirellula artificiosorum. Protein-coding genes within it:
- a CDS encoding TolC family protein, with the protein product MRTENRKRKRLRRLAFMAILVQSLAGCSQTQHRLNADREAYCTIAERNHDPRWSESDISIDMDPRSRYFDPYNPDCSPMPQDDPASHRYMHCVDGKQGWKHWGRNGVRAQLTNPQWRVQLGEYAELTEQNEVKLDVDSAVRLAYVNSPLNQNALETLYLTSLDVTGERFRLDTQFFGGTGLAYRHQGNQTPGAIGFDPFLNRYVVTGPFNTPEINRLTVTNDLSASRRFATAGEVLVGFANSFAFEFTGNDVSLASSLANFSFIQPLLRGAGRDVALEQLTLSERRLLANLRAYSQFRQGFFTQIVIGELGVTGPQRFGPTTNLQSFSGFGGVNGYLGLLQQAQQIRNTEDNLRLQLRTLDRLEALYENELIDIVQVDQFRQNIELTRANLLDQTNGLQLTIDNYTTQVLGLPSDLPIELDEDLVKQFQLIPTETVSLAEKLLELQQRIGNIGELFSLTARLEMLAEQIPGLAEQNFVDVDLALRQLKGIVDATGRQLLDLPSDLTGVEAVLEDTDVAKLVENFDLLPKDSTTFATGQGGRDKLAEQFAEASKRLDDFLDSMTEEDLAGRIDSNAEWFADILSLSRSVVLIQSAAGDLASEPERVLADAERLIEPARELFAVARGDLDRMEEIAPERERFMRDDEKARFRGDRVKLHERLSDLESGDSGLENTISDLNRLRDGHSIEQRTATIRGLTGWIQSYLQLVERLALVPAQARLEVVTVDDVELEPEAAFQIALENRLDFMNGRAALVDRWRAIQVAADALQSDLSITGSGDVRTATNNPVDFRASTSRLRLGVEFDAPLARLLERNGYREALIDYQRNRRNLIQSQDQLQLGLRALLRTLQQRKLQLEIQRRAVTIALRRVDQTELSLLTPPPQGQPGARPQINPTTAINLLAAQSSLQNSQNSFLAAWLNYYTARIRLYRELGVMQLDPTGKWIENSVEFESDDPSNATSDVLEPLPPPVPIEVFEFDAPAQQDLSQQDLTQQVREPVRSGPVAVSERGTEEASEFETKLHPFVRLAEKIAGFEKKQ
- a CDS encoding RNA polymerase sigma factor, with the protein product MIHGKLVSDASFVSLGQATMTGSDEHREHVLRAAFELREDLLAYARSLLGNYAAAEDAVQEAFLVVVKKHENFQEGTSLLAWCRAIVRIEVLKAKDRYHRDRSLIERVLDDSVDAAFEEFQMSRSQMEADRRRDALVDCVEMLSERAQGVLKARMADELGYPQIGERLSMSIEAVRKSLFRAKKQVRECVESKLRPI